From Candidatus Rubrimentiphilum sp., one genomic window encodes:
- a CDS encoding HAD-IIIA family hydrolase, which translates to MGIRSLRRAVFFDRDGVVNQAVLRGGNPHPPDSLEDLRIDPYARTAVNLLRDDGFVSVVITNQPDVARGTQQRAVVDAINAEVKRVTGVEAIYTCFHDDADRCDCRKPKPGLIVSACADFGLDASRSYIVGDRLKDVLAGQAAGCTTVFVDRRYKETPADVPADILTRSLEEAVEVILQRERTPA; encoded by the coding sequence GTGGGAATCCGTTCGCTGAGGCGGGCAGTGTTTTTCGATCGGGACGGCGTTGTGAATCAGGCGGTTCTTCGTGGCGGCAACCCGCATCCGCCTGATTCGTTGGAAGACCTTCGAATCGATCCGTACGCGCGGACCGCGGTCAACCTGTTGCGCGACGACGGCTTTGTTTCGGTCGTAATAACAAACCAGCCCGACGTCGCGCGGGGAACTCAGCAGCGTGCGGTTGTTGACGCCATCAACGCGGAGGTCAAACGAGTCACCGGCGTGGAGGCAATCTATACGTGCTTTCACGACGATGCCGACCGATGCGATTGCCGCAAACCCAAGCCGGGTCTCATCGTCAGCGCCTGCGCCGATTTTGGTTTGGACGCATCGCGCAGCTATATCGTGGGCGACCGTCTCAAGGACGTACTGGCCGGCCAAGCCGCCGGATGCACGACCGTTTTCGTCGACCGCCGGTATAAGGAAACCCCCGCCGACGTTCCGGCGGACATCCTTACCCGGTCTTTGGAAGAGGCCGTCGAAGTGATACTCCAGCGCGAAAGGACTCCAGCATGA
- a CDS encoding SIS domain-containing protein has translation MFFDAYFSEAKAVLDALDARAAEAIVDRLLKLRDRDGRLFILGVGGSAGNASHAVNDFRKIVGIEAYAPTDNVSELTARTNDEGWPTIFEEWLKVSKLKSSDAVFVLSVGGGNLEKNVSPNLVNALKYAKQVGATILGIVGRDGGYTATVADACVIVPTVNDAHVTPHSEAFQAVIWHGLVSHPKLKKRETKWESVR, from the coding sequence ATGTTCTTTGACGCATATTTTTCCGAAGCGAAGGCGGTCCTAGATGCGCTCGACGCGCGAGCGGCCGAGGCGATCGTCGATCGCCTCCTAAAGCTGCGCGACCGTGATGGCCGGCTCTTTATCCTCGGCGTCGGCGGTAGCGCAGGCAACGCATCGCATGCGGTCAACGATTTTCGAAAGATCGTCGGTATTGAAGCCTATGCGCCGACCGATAACGTCTCAGAGTTAACGGCGAGAACGAACGACGAAGGTTGGCCCACTATATTTGAAGAGTGGCTGAAAGTCAGTAAACTCAAATCGAGCGATGCCGTGTTTGTGCTTTCGGTCGGCGGCGGCAACCTCGAAAAAAATGTTAGTCCCAATCTCGTAAACGCTCTGAAGTACGCAAAGCAGGTCGGCGCCACGATTCTAGGGATCGTCGGGCGTGACGGCGGCTATACGGCGACCGTCGCCGACGCATGCGTAATCGTTCCAACTGTAAACGACGCCCATGTGACGCCGCATTCGGAGGCGTTCCAAGCCGTCATCTGGCATGGATTAGTTTCACATCCGAAGTTGAAGAAGCGCGAGACGAAGTGGGAATCCGTTCGCTGA
- a CDS encoding nucleotidyltransferase family protein, giving the protein MKALVLAAGEGKRLRPFTDTIPKPMIQVGGKPIIQHNIELLARHGFDKIFINLHYQPAAIVDALGDGRRFGVSIAYSYEERLLGTAGAADKLARELDGAFLLVYGDNLSDINLTALRALHEKRDAAATIAVFKRADVAQSGVVGINDNGKVYAFQEKPRPDRAFSNWVNAGYIFFSERVFKYIPQDSPSDFGRDVLPMMLEAGERLWAYRMQEKLWWIDSLADYERTLREFEEPA; this is encoded by the coding sequence GTGAAGGCGCTTGTATTGGCCGCCGGGGAAGGGAAGCGTCTGCGCCCTTTCACAGACACGATTCCGAAACCGATGATACAGGTCGGCGGCAAACCGATCATCCAGCACAACATCGAGCTGCTTGCGCGCCACGGCTTTGATAAGATTTTCATAAATCTGCATTATCAGCCTGCGGCGATCGTGGATGCGCTGGGAGACGGCCGCCGTTTTGGCGTTTCGATCGCGTATTCTTACGAAGAACGTCTTTTAGGAACGGCCGGAGCCGCGGACAAGCTTGCGCGAGAACTGGACGGCGCGTTCCTCCTGGTATATGGCGACAACTTGTCCGATATCAACTTGACAGCTTTGCGCGCCTTGCACGAAAAACGTGACGCCGCTGCGACGATTGCGGTGTTCAAGCGTGCCGATGTCGCGCAAAGCGGCGTCGTTGGAATCAACGACAACGGGAAGGTCTACGCCTTTCAAGAAAAACCAAGACCCGATCGGGCGTTCAGCAATTGGGTGAACGCCGGCTACATTTTCTTTTCGGAAAGAGTCTTCAAGTATATCCCACAAGACAGTCCGAGTGATTTTGGCCGCGACGTCCTGCCCATGATGCTCGAAGCTGGAGAGCGCCTCTGGGCGTACCGAATGCAAGAAAAGCTCTGGTGGATTGATTCGCTTGCGGATTACGAGCGAACCTTACGCGAATTCGAGGAACCCGCATGA
- a CDS encoding SDR family oxidoreductase — MSRTIIVTGGSMGIGKAVAERCLRGGANVFFCAREKGALERTLDELQAEFPSMVGAETADISREQDVTRLFESARRRFGDVHAVIHAAAVLGPIGTIVDVDPRDWLRTIEIDLFGAFLVAREACRQMKSTGGRIVLFSGGGASAALPHYSAYASSKAAVVRLTETIAGEMAQFGIEINCLAPGFVITRMHEQTLAAGSSVAGEEYYERTKREVEAGGASPDAAAEAAAFLASDAAKGITGKFVSAVYDGWREWPAHASQLRASDIFTLRRIVPKDRGMDWQ, encoded by the coding sequence ATGAGTCGCACGATCATAGTCACCGGTGGAAGCATGGGCATCGGTAAGGCAGTCGCAGAGCGGTGCCTGCGCGGCGGCGCGAATGTCTTCTTCTGTGCGCGAGAAAAAGGTGCGCTTGAAAGAACACTGGACGAGCTACAGGCGGAGTTCCCCTCGATGGTTGGCGCTGAAACAGCCGACATTTCTCGCGAACAAGACGTGACTCGTCTATTCGAGTCAGCCCGCAGGCGTTTCGGCGACGTCCATGCCGTCATACATGCCGCCGCCGTTTTGGGACCGATTGGAACGATCGTGGATGTCGACCCCAGGGACTGGTTACGCACGATCGAGATCGATCTTTTCGGCGCATTCCTCGTCGCGCGCGAAGCCTGCAGGCAGATGAAGAGCACCGGCGGCCGCATCGTCCTTTTCTCCGGCGGCGGAGCTTCTGCTGCACTTCCGCATTATAGCGCCTACGCGAGCAGCAAAGCGGCGGTCGTGCGCCTTACGGAAACCATCGCAGGCGAGATGGCACAGTTCGGCATCGAAATCAATTGCTTAGCCCCGGGATTTGTCATCACCCGCATGCACGAACAAACACTGGCGGCGGGCTCGAGCGTCGCTGGCGAAGAGTACTACGAGCGAACCAAACGCGAGGTAGAGGCAGGGGGCGCGTCGCCGGACGCTGCTGCCGAGGCGGCCGCGTTTCTCGCGTCGGATGCGGCGAAAGGAATCACCGGCAAGTTTGTGTCCGCCGTTTACGACGGGTGGCGTGAATGGCCGGCACACGCGAGCCAGCTACGCGCGAGCGACATCTTTACGTTGCGGCGAATCGTACCCAAAGATCGTGGAATGGACTGGCAGTGA
- a CDS encoding Gfo/Idh/MocA family oxidoreductase, translated as MQLRVGVVGAGLIGARRAREAAANSRSAVVAIADVNGEQARIEGAKYGARHYEAWRKIVNDPDIDVVVAATPNAFLEEIAVAALGAGKHVLIEKPMGRSLSEAERIYAAAQRSKGLLKIGFNHRYHPGISKARELLAEGHIGELINIRATYGHGGRPGYELEWRGNPELSGGGELTDQGVHVADLINWFAGTPTTAFAFTQTAVWPIAPLEDNAFGLFQFSNGAVASFHTSWTQWKNKFLFEVFGTGGALIIDGLGGSYGDETLSVMRRAPEGGPPALKTLTFEKGDDSWKLEWNSFVDAIVGNKAYTGTADDGLVAMRMLDGLYRSSRSGNAVDI; from the coding sequence ATGCAACTGCGCGTGGGCGTGGTCGGCGCCGGGCTCATCGGCGCACGGCGCGCGCGAGAGGCAGCAGCGAATTCAAGGTCTGCCGTGGTCGCCATTGCCGATGTTAACGGGGAACAGGCAAGAATTGAAGGCGCCAAGTATGGCGCCCGGCATTACGAAGCTTGGCGCAAGATCGTCAACGATCCCGATATAGACGTTGTAGTGGCCGCTACTCCCAATGCGTTTCTTGAAGAAATCGCCGTGGCAGCTCTCGGCGCCGGGAAACACGTACTCATCGAAAAGCCGATGGGACGCAGCCTCAGCGAAGCGGAGCGCATCTATGCCGCGGCGCAGCGTTCGAAAGGTCTTTTAAAAATCGGCTTCAATCATCGCTACCACCCGGGAATCTCGAAGGCGCGTGAGCTCTTGGCCGAAGGGCACATTGGCGAACTGATAAATATTCGCGCCACGTACGGTCACGGCGGGCGCCCTGGGTACGAACTCGAGTGGCGTGGGAACCCCGAGCTCTCAGGCGGAGGCGAACTCACGGACCAAGGCGTTCACGTTGCGGATCTGATCAATTGGTTTGCCGGTACGCCTACAACCGCATTCGCTTTCACGCAAACCGCCGTCTGGCCGATCGCTCCCCTCGAGGACAATGCCTTTGGGTTGTTTCAGTTTTCGAACGGAGCGGTCGCAAGTTTCCACACTTCCTGGACGCAGTGGAAAAACAAGTTCCTGTTCGAAGTCTTCGGAACGGGCGGTGCACTTATCATAGATGGCCTAGGTGGAAGCTACGGCGATGAAACGCTGTCGGTCATGCGACGCGCTCCCGAGGGCGGTCCACCCGCGCTTAAAACGCTAACCTTCGAAAAAGGCGACGATTCTTGGAAATTGGAGTGGAACAGTTTCGTAGACGCAATCGTCGGCAACAAGGCTTACACGGGAACCGCCGACGACGGCTTAGTTGCGATGCGTATGCTCGATGGGCTCTATCGGTCGTCTCGCAGCGGCAACGCGGTAGACATCTGA